The DNA window TGAAGAATGGATTCCGACATCGGTTGACAGTTCCCCTCTCGCGACAGTGCCCGGACGCGCCGCCCGCCGCCTTGATCATTGTTCATTTTCCCTATGACGGGTAGCATCTTTCAAGAGAAACCCGACTCGATTTCACGCCCGAGACAGTGCTGTCTGTCGAGGATGACATTGCGATGCCGCGCTCCCCCGAAGACCCCGAACAAGCAACAAGCTTCGAGCGCCCGAGACAGCGGCACTCGCCAGGTTCGCCGCCACCCGAGACCGGCGGTTCCGCCAACGAGGGCGTGGAGGCGACCATCCTGGTCGCACCCTCAAGCCACGGGAGCGGGCGGCCCCCGCCCGCCCGCGACCGCGCCGCGCCCCAACCGGACGGAACCAGGGCCGCGCTGGCGCGCTTCGATCTGCTCGAACCGCTCGGTCAGGGTGCCATGGGCGTCGTTTTGCTGGCGCGGGACCGCGATCTCGGACGCAAGGTTGCCTACAAAAGACTGCGCGGAGAACTCGGCGCGAAGCCGGACATGGTCCAGCGTTTTCTCGCCGAGGCGCAGATCACCGCCCAGCTCGATCATCCCAATGTCGTGCCGCTCTATTCGCTGGAGCACGAAGACGCCCAACAACTGGGTTATGCCATGAAGCTGGTTCAGGGCGAAACGCTGGAGTCGCTGATTCGACAAGCGCGCTCGACCCTGGAGTCAGGCCGGATCCTGCCGCCTCGCCTGCAGCGGGAAACCCTGCTCGATCACTTCCTCAAGATCTGCGACGCCATCGCCTTCGCGCATTCGCGGGGCGTCATCCATCGCGACCTCAAGCCCGCCAACATCATGGTCGGACATTTTCACGAAGTCTACGTCATGGACTGGGGGATCGCGCGGGTTCTGGAGTCGTCCAGGGTGCCTGGAACGGACATGGCGGAGCGGGTGTCTTGCGCGCGCTCGGGCGTCGGTGCCGGGATGGAAACGGCGGATGGGATCGCGACAACCCAGTGCGGCTCGCTGCTTGGCACCCCGAAATACATGTCGCCGGAGCAGGCGCGGGGCGAGATCGACCAACTCGACGAACGGAGCGATCTCTACAGTCTCGGCCTGATCCTGTTCGAGCTGATCTGTCTGCGTCCGGCCTTCGGCGGACCCGATGTCGGCACCCTGCTCGATCGGATTCAACGCGGCCAGCGCCAGCCCGTCGCCGCGCCCTCGCCGCGCGGCTCCATCCCCCGCGAACTCAAGGCCATCGTCGACAAGGCCACCCAGGCCGAGCCGACGGAGCGTTATCAAAGCGCCGCGGATCTGGCCGAGGATCTGCGTCACCACCTGCGAGGCGAAGCGGTCAGTGCGCTGCGGGACAACCCGTTACAGAGCACGCTGCGCTGGATCGGACATCACCGTCAGCGGGCGCTGAATCTCTTTCTCGCCACCCTGTTGATCGGCTTTCTGGCGACGGGTGCCCTGTGGTATCGCCACACGGTCGAACTGGAGAAAATCCATGAACGCCAGATTCTGACCGCGCGGTATTTCGATTTTGCGTCGGCGCAGGCGCAGATCATCGTCAAACATTTCCTGTTCATGCTCGGCCTGCTCGAAGGCTTGTCCGTCGGTGCCGAGTTGGCCTTGGAAGACGGCAAGCCGGCCGAAGGTCGCTATTATACGCATGAAGATTTTGTGACTCCGGGGTCGGGACCAAAGGATCTCGCGACGAGCGCGTCTCTGTATCGGGACCGACCGATCAGCACCGACGTTCCGGTGGTGTTTTTCCCGCAAGGCGTCGTGCCCACGGAAACGGAGCGGAAGATCCGACAACTGCTCCCCCTGAAGGCACTCTTTCAGCGCATCATCCTCGAAGCCCACGACGAACAGGAGGTGCCGCCGTCCGGCCGCAAGGTGCGCGAAACGCTCGATCGCCACGACATCACGGTCGATTGGATGGGTATCGCGCTCCGCGAGGGCGCCATGGTCGGCTACCCTGGGCTGGGGGGATTTTCCGCCACCTACGATCCAATCGCCCGCCCTTGGTATCGGCAGGCCGTGCTCGCGCAAGGCGGGAAGGTATGTGGAGAGCCGTATGTGAGCGCCTCCCTGAGCATTTTCATCATGTCCTGCAGCGTCGCCCTGTATTCGAACGCTGGCGAATTTTTCGGCGTCGCCGAGATCGATCTGCCGCTGGAAAAAAACGTCGAAAAGATCCTGCTGACGCCGCAACTGCCCCTGGTCCGTGCCTTGCTGTTGAACGATCAGGGTCAGATCCTGGTCGAGGCCCGACCGGACACGATCCAGGGCGTCGATCTCCCCAAAGAGCGATTGCGCGCGTACTCCAACGCGACGATCGTCGAGGCGATCAAGGCGGGACACTCAGGCCAACAGAACGTGCTCGATGCGGATCGCAAGCTCTGGGTGATGTATCTTCATCTGCGCGAATTGAAATGGACCTATGTCGTCGAATTGGATGAGCAGGGCGCGCGCCATGACGCGAAATAGAAAAAATGACACATGGCCGTGACCGAAATTCCGGTCGGCCAAGGGCATGGGACGCCGCAGTCCATGGAAAATCGACCCCGATACCCGCATGATTGGTTTCTCGCCAATCTAGAGACGAACGCCGCCCCAGGCGGCCATGACTGGAGCCATCACTGCATGAATGACCTCGTCATCCGCTGCGAGCACAAGCCGTCACCCGCCAAACTGGACGTGATGGGGATCGACGGCTGGCCGCTCTGGAAAAAAGAACCGTCCACGTTCCCCTGGCATTATGAAAAAACCGAGACCTGCTACGTCCAGCGCGGGCGCTTTGTCGTCACGCCGGACGGCGGCGAGCCGCTCACCTTTGGTCGGGGCGACCTGATCAGCTTTCCGGCCGGTCTCTCCTGCGTCTGGGAGATCCTGGAGCCGGTGGAAAAACACTATCGCTTCGACGAAACCCCCTCATAAAGACTCACACCCCTGCAACGGAAGGATGAAAGACATGCGAAAAATCGTCCGAATTCGCTCGCCCTGGCTGGTCCTGCTCGCCTGTTTGCCGATGCTCCTGCCCGTCTCCGCCAGCCACGCGGAAGGCATGACCATCGCCGACACCGTCTACAAACTCCCGCTGGAGGAAGGCGTGTCCACGGATGACGCCGTCGATTCCATGCTGCTGCGCGCCAATGCGCTGAACTTCAAGCTGGTCGCCCGTCTGCCGCTCTCCCAGGAACTGGAAGCCATGGGCGTCCCCACCAAGCGCATCGAGATCTTCCAGTTCTGCGATGCCCGGATCGCCGCCCAAATGATCGCCGAAAACCTGGACTTTTCGGCCTATCTGCCCTGCCGCATCACCCTGATCGAGGATCAGGCGGGCAAACCCTGGCTGGTGACGCTGGACCTGAACAAGGTCATCCAGATGGCCGATCTGCCGCCAGCGCTGATGGAGATGGCCACCAAGGTCCGCGACACCATGAACGAGATCATGGCCGCGGGCGCCAGCGGAGATCTCTGATCCATGACCTACCTGAGCCTCTCCCGCGCCGCCCGACTCGCCGGCGTCACCCGGGCTGAACTGCAACGCCGCATCCGTCGCGGCGAGATCGCGACCTTCGAGGGAGCGGTGGCGGTGGAGGATCTGCTGCGGGCCTATCCGGCCGTGAGCCTGACCAATGACGCCGCCCTGGAACGGGTCGAACGCATCAAACGCGACGCCCTGCCCAAGCTCAACGCGGGCGAAACCGTCCTGCCGAGCCCGGAAGTCTTCCTGTCGCGTCTGCGCGGTCTGAGCGAAACCCTGGCGGAACGCATCGCGGCCAACGAACTCGCCCATACCTTGCTGGACCAGGTCGGCGCACGGCTCGCAGGGCTCGCCGCCCAACCTCCCGAGCAACTTTCAGCGGCGCTACGCGAGATTCAGGACTGGTTCGTCGACGCCCGGCGCCAGCTCGCACTCCACCCCGTCCCAGACGGGCGCGCCCAACTCCTCGCCAAGGATACCTTTCTGCGCATCATGGCAGCCAACGTCAAGCTGATTCCAAGCGGCCACGACTTTTTCGTCGAGGGCAACGAGTCGATCCTGGATGCGTCGGTGCGCGCCGGGCTCAAACTGAGTTATGGCTGTTCCAGCGGCAATTGCGGCGACTGCAAGGTTCGTCTGATCAGCGGCGAAACCCGGAAGATCCGCGATCACGACTATGTCATCAGCGAACGCGAGAAGTCGATGGGCTACCTCCTCTCCTGTTCGCAAACGGCCGTCACCGATCTGGTCATCGAGGCCGCCGAGGCCCTGTCGGTCGACGACCTGCCGCAACAGGAGATTCGGGCCAGCCTGCGCAAGCTCGAACGTCTCTCGCCCGACCTGATCGCCCTGAACATCCAGACACCGCGCACCCACACGCTACGCTTCATGGCCGGTCAGCGGGCGCGCCTGACGCTGGAAGACGGCGCCACGCGCGAATTGTCCATCGCGAGCTGCCCCTGCAATGGGCGCAATCTCTGGTTTTATGTCAGACGCCAGGACGACGCCTTCTCCGAGCGCGTCTTCAACAGTCTGCACCCCGGCCATCTGGTCACCGTCACCGGTCCCCAGGGCGATTTCGTGCTCGTCGAGGACGCGCCGGAACCGGCCATCCTGATCGCCTTCGGCGACGGCATCGCGCCCATCAAGAGCCTGATCGAGCACGCCGTCTCCATCGATCTCATCGAGTCCTTTCATCTCTATTGGGATACCACCTACCCCGATGGCCATCATCAGGCCCACTGGGGACGGGCGCTCAAGGACGCACTGGACAACTTCAGCTTCACCCCGCTCATGAGCGGTCGGCCCGAGGATGTCATCGCCGTGGTGCGCGCCGATCATTCGGGGCCAGATCGACCGCGTTATTATCTTGCTGGTCCGGCGGAGCTTGTTCAACGCGCGGCGGTCTTGTTGCGCGACCAGGGCATTGAGAAGGCACGGATCAAGCTCGAACACACCGACACCTGATCCGACGGGGCAGTTTAGGCCGCTTGCGGCCTGGACTGCTGGGACGGCAGGAACACGGTGCCCTTGCCGAAACGATTCACGGCCATATCCCGCACCCAGGGCGGGGCATCCGCGTAGAGTCGCAAATAGGTATACCCCAGATCACCGCGAACCATGAACGCGACCCAGCGTTCAAACTCTTGTTGTTTTGTCTCCATCACGTCAGTCCTCGCCTCAACGACAGGCACTCATCCACGACTCGTTCTCTCGGCGTCATCGGTTGATGCGCCGACATGCTAAACCGCGTCCAGCGCGATATGCGTAATTTCCAATTTGTGTTTGGCTCTGGGGATTTCACCAGCATCACTAGAGACGCGGTTTAAAATTTTATATTTTTTAATATCTTAAACCGCGTCCGCTCCGACTATCGTCGATGCGGCCAAGGTTAATCCAATCCAAGAACATCGCATACCGCACTGGACGCGGTTTAGAATTGAACACGCGCCATTAGCACGAACGACGCGCGATATTCCATGCGATTTCTACAAGGTATGCGTGGAAACTCATTCATTCAACTGGTGCTTGCTGAAAAATCCTTATGTCGCGTGCCGCTTTAGCAACAGCATATAGTTCACCCCCATCCAGCGGGTAAAGGCAAAGCTCCGAGTGAACGGATTCATCCGCACCCCGGTCTTGTGGAGCAGAGCGAAGCGCTCGCTCAGCGGATCCAGTACCTGGGCAGGGCGGACGAGTTTACGGAAATGATGAGTCCCTCGGGGCAGCCAGCGCAGAATGTATTCCGCGCCGACAATCGCCAGGATCAGCGCCGCCAAGGTACGGTTGATACTGGCGACGAACATGACCCCGCCCGGCCGTGCCAGTTGCGCGCAATCGGCGAGAAACGCCGGCAGATGCTCCACATGCTCGATCACCTCCATGTTGAGAACGGCGTCGAATTGCGCGCCCTCGCGCACCAACTGATCCGCCGTCGCCAACCGATACTCGATCTCGAGTCCGCTCCACTGAGCGTGCATCGCGGCCACGCGAACATTCTTTTCGGTGATCTCGATCCCGGTGACCTGGGCGCCGAGACGCGCCAAGGACTCGCTCAGAATACCGCCGCCGCAACCGATATCGAGCACCCTCAAACCCTCGAAAGGGCGTTCCAGATCCGCATCGCGCCCCATGGCCGCGGCGAGTCGCTCGCGGATATAGTCGACCCGAAAGGCGTTCAGACGGTGCAGCGGCCAGAACGGCCCCTCGGTATCCCACCAACGATGGGCAAGACGTTCGAAATAGGCGACCTCCTCCGGGTCGATACTCGGGGCGGTCAGATGGGCGGCAGGCATGGGATGCTCCAGTGCAAACGACGGAATGCATTGGAAGTCGTGTTACTAGCGGGGTTTTACAACGCCTGGTCCGGCAGATGTCTGGTACAGCGGCGCCTAATGCGGATCCTACCCGTAGGAGCCCGCTTGCGGGCGACGTGACTCGCCAGGATGACTTCCGTGCGCCCACCCGTCGCCCGCAAGCGGGCTCCTACGGGGTTTGCATGAGCACCAACGCGACCGCGCCGCGCCGATAGACGATCTCCTGACGCAGTTCGGGATAATCCCGTGTCAGCGAGTCCAGCTTGTCGATTCGCAAAAACACCAGCTCGCCCGCGACCGGCGGACGCTTGGGCGTGATGGCGTCGCGGTAGACGCTGAAACTCGGCATCGAGGTGCGATAGACCACGGTCGGCAGATCGAGTTGTTTGGCCATCAGGCCCGCCTCCTTGACGGGCGCCTGCAGCGCCTCGAACACGCGCGGCACCAGGAAGCCATAGACCACCCAGGTCTGCACCAGACCGGCGAGCACCAGTCGCTGCCAGAGCGGCGGGCGCGACCAGCGCAGCAGCACGAACATGGCCGCCAGACCGGCCAGGACGGCAAGCCCGTAGGGAAGGTCGAGCGCCCGTCGACCATCGGTCAGCAGCGCCAATTCATGCGCCTTGAGTTCCAGCATGGCCCGAACCTCGGCCGAGGGACTGGTCGCGATCCCCTCGATGACATGCAGGATGGTATCAAGCACCAGCGGCAAGGCGACCAGCAGCGCAAACAGGAGCAGCGTCGGCAGAAAGGCCAGCCAGCGATTGGTGAGGGTGTCGCGATGCCGGGCCATGAGTATAAAGAGCGGCACAGCACCGTACAGCAGATAATGCGGCAGCTTGGTGCCGGAGAAAGAGAAAAAGACGAAAACCGTCAGAAACCAGATCCAGAGGAAACGCTCCAGCGGATCTGACCAAGCGGTTCGATATGCTTTGAAAAGACTCAGAAACCAGCCGGTGAAGGGCAACAGGATCAGCGGCAGCATGACCAGGTAATACCCTGGAAAACCAGCATGCCCATGCATCGCCTCGCCGAAGCGTCCGACGTTGTGTTCCAGGAAGAAGCCGCGGAAAAAGTCGGCGCCGTCGTCCAGATAGATGGCGAGATACCAGGGGCCGGCCACCAGCAGAAACACCAGCCAGCCGAGCGGCGAGAAGGCCGCCCTGAACCAGCGTAGCGCCACCATAAGACTTTGCTTGGACCAGCGGATCTCGGACAGAAAGAACAGGAAGCTGACCAGCACCGGAAAGAAGACCGCCACTGGCCCCTTGGTTAGAAAGCCCAGCCCCATCCAGAGATAGGCGCGCAGAATGAAGCGGCGATTGGTCTTGGGGTCCAGATCCAGGAAATAGCGATAAATTTCAAAGAAAGTCAGCGCGATAAAGAGATTCAGCACGGCATCGGCGACCGCCGCCTTGGCGATGAGCGAGACCTGAAGGGACAACACCATGATCAGTCCGGCAACCGTGGCGGTCGGCGCGTTCAGGCGCGCGCGCACGAAACCCCAGAGCGCCAGTACCCAGAGCGTGGCGGCGACGGCCGAGGGCAGGCGCAGGGCGAATTCGTTGAATCCGAAACTCTCGGTCGAGGCGGCCTGCAACCAATAGATGAGCGCCGGTTTGTCGTAGCGCGGCTCGCCGTCCTTGTGCGGGGTGATGAAGTTGCCGCTGTCCAGCATCTCGCGGGTTGCCTCGGTAAAGGCGCCCTCGTCGAGATCGTAGAGCGGCACCGCATCCAACTGCCAGAAAAAACTCAGCGCCACGACCAGCACCAGGAACCAGGGCGAGGTCAGCGCCCGGCCCATGGCCCTCAACCAGAGGGGGTTAGCGTTCAACTCCGGGGTCATGGTCGTCATGTCGGAACCTTCCAGCCCGCCGTCGCGGGATCGGATTGCCAATGGATACGATGGTGGGTGCGCTCGCCGGACGCATAAAAGGTGCGCGTGAGCAGCTCGGCCAGTACGCCGGTGGTCAGAAACTGGATCGAGGCGACAATCAACAGGATCGAGACGAACAACATGGGACGGTGCCCGATATTCTGATCCAGCACGAATTTCACCACCAGCAGATGGGTCATCATCAGGGTGCCGACCAGACCGAAAACGATCCCGATCATGCCGAAAAAATGACCGGGACGCGAGCCGAAGCGCAGAAAAAAGAACGCCGCCAGCAGATCGAGGAGCACCCGAAAGGTCCGCGAAAGGCCATATTTGGAGACGCCGAACTGACGCGCCCGATGGCCCACCTCGGTCTCGCCGATGCGTTCCGGGGCCGTCACCCCGGCCACCCAGACCGGAATGAAGCGGTGCATCTCGCCCAGCAGGGTGACCTCCTGGATGACCTCGGCCCGGTAGACCTTGAGGCTACAACCGTAATCGTGCAGCCTCACCCCGGTGACCTTACCGATCAGTCGATTGGCGATCCGCGACGGGATTTTGCGCATCACTAGCCCATCCTGACGCCGGCGGCGCCAGCCCTGTAACAGATCCAGATCGCGCGCCAGCAGTTCGTCGACCATGCGCGGGATGTCCGCCGGATCGTTCTGCAGATCGCCGTCCAGGGTCGCGATCAGCTCGCCGCGGGCGGCGTCGAAACCCGCCTGCATGGCGGCGGTCTGACCGAAATTGCGCCGCAGACGGATCACGCGCAGATGACCGCCGATCCGGTCGGCCTGCTCGCGCAGACGTGCGCCGGTGCCGTCGCGGCTGCCGTCGTCGACACAGATCAGCTCCCAGTCGCCCCGGTAGCCGGCCAGCCCCTGCTGGACCCGCGTCACCATGGGTTCGACGTTGTCGATTTCCTGGTACATGGGGATGACGATCGAGAGCGAAGGTCGTCTCTCGGCGCCGGAGCCGGTGTCAGCGGGAGCATTCATCGGGTTCGCGTCCATTGTTGTATCAATCTTCGACCGCATCCGTCACCTCGCGCAAATAGCGAAACAGCTTGCGCGGCGCGTCCGGCCGGCCGCGTTCGGTATCGCGTTGGGCGGCGCGGATCAGGGTTCGCAACTGCTGCCGATCAACTTCGGGGCGCTGCTCGATGAAGTCCGCCAGCGCCGCATCGCCCTCGGCGATCAGACGTTCGCGCCAGCGTTCGAGCGCATGGTGACGCGCATTCAGTTCGCGCTCGCGCTCCCCGGCCTGGTCCATGAGCGCATGGACAGCCGCCATGTCCTCCTTCTCCAGCAGGTTGGCAATTCGCTTCCAGTGCCGCCCCAGAGCGCGCATATCCTTGATGCGCGCGGTCTCGTCGAGCGCGGCCCAGGTTGCCTGGCTGAGTTTCAAGCGCTCCAGTTCGGCGCGCGGCATGCCCGCCAGACGCTCGGCCAGCGCCTGCAGCGCCAGCTTCTCGCGTTTGATCTGACTCTTGCTTGGGCCTTCGGGCGGATGTTCGTCGTCATCCCGGTCGGGGTCGTATTGATGTTCAATCATCGGTATCGGTTCGGAAATCCTGGCATTGGGTCAGAGGTCTGCCTGCAGATCCTCAAGGATTAGCTGCGGCGAGCGAACGCCGCGATAGTCGTTCACGTCCAGCCGATAGGCCAGTCGAACCCGGCCCCGCGCCTCGGGCAGCTTCTCGCCCAGGTTGAACCCGATGGCGTCGATCGGCTCGCCGTCGGGCATGGCCACCCGTAATTTGAGATGACGCTCGCCCACGATCCGCGCCTGCAGCACCTCGAAGCCGCCGTCGAAACAAGGCTCCGGAAAGCCCTTGCCCCAGGGTCCGCCCAGCCGCAGGGCTTCCGCCGTGTCCAGCGTCATCAACCCGCCGGGCAACGGGCCATCGGAACGGATCTCGGGTTGGCGCGGGAGATCGCCGAGTTGCGCCCGGACCGCCTCGATAAAGGCGTCCCGAAAGTCCTCCAACCCCTCCGCTCGCAGGGTCAGACCGGCCGCCATCGCATGCCCGCCGAAACGCTCGATCAGACCCGGATGATGGCGGTCGACCCGATCGATGGCGTCGCGGATGTGCAGGCCGTCGATGGAACGCGCCGAGCCGCGCAGCAGACCGTCGCCGGCCTCGGCGAAGGCGATCACGGGGCGATGATAACGCTCGCGGATGCGTGCCGCGACGATTCCCGACACCCCTTGATGCCAGTCCTCGCCAAAGAGACAGAGCGCGAGCGGAAGCGTCTCGCCATCCAGGCAGAGCGCATCCAGAAGCAATTCGGCCTGATCCTTCATCTCGCCTTCGATCTCGCGGCGGCGGCGATTGAGACCGTCCAGCTCCTGGGCCATCGCGACGGCCCGCGCCGTGTCATCGGTCAGCAGACATTCGACGCCGAGCGACATCTCCTCCAGCCGCCCGGCCGCGTTGAGCCGGGGCGCGGCGAAAAAACCCAGATCGGTCGTCGTCGCGCGGCTCGGATCGCGGCCCGCCACCTGCAACAGGGCCAGGATTCCCGGACAACAGCGTCCGGCGCGGATGCGCCGCAGACCCTGCTCGACCAGGATGCGGTTATTGCGGTCCAGGATCACGACATCCGCGACCGTGCCGAGCGCGACCAGATCCAGCAGCTCAGCCAGATTCGGCGCGACCCGACCGGCCTCGAACCAACCGGTCTCGCGCAGATGGGCGCGCAGCGCGGCGAGCAGATAGAAGACCACGCCCACTCCCGCCAGATGCTTGCTCGGAAAGGCGCAATCGGGTTGATTGGGGTTGACGATGGCCGCGGCGTCCGGGAGCTGGTCGCCGGGCAGATGATGATCGGTGACCAGCACCGGAATGCCCAACTCGCGCGCTCGTGTAACGCCGGCGATGCTGGCGATGCCGTTGTCGACCGTGACGATAAGATCCGGGCGCTGCGTCAGGGCCGCCTCGACCACCGCCGGACTCAGTCCATAGCCAAAGGCGAAGCGGCTCGGCACCAGATAGGACACCCGCGCCGCGCCCAGCGCACGCAGACCGCGCACGGCGAGCGCGCTGCCGGTGGCGCCGTCCGCGTCATAATCGCCGACGATCAGCAGATGACCGCCGGCGCGGAGCTGGTCCGCGAGCAGCGCCACCGCCCGGTCGAGTCCGTGCAGCGCGCCCATGGACTCCAACGCGCCGAGCCCCGGCGCGGCCTCGCCCGCATCGGTCAGGCCGCGATTGGCATAAAGCGCGGCGAGCAGTTCCACGGGGTTTCGGGCGACGGCGATGTCGGCATGGTTCGGAATGCGGCGGATCTGGATGGGCGTCACGGGCGTCTGATGGACCTGATCGGTAAGGCGGTGTTCGGAAACGACGATCCCGATTTTTTGCACGACGGAGGCGCGTGCGACATCGAAGATTCGCTGGCGGATTGGCGAATGTATCCCTTTGGAATACCGCCGGCTAACTTATCGCGTGCCAGCGGCATTGGCAATCTGACGTTTGTCGTCCGGGTTCGTGGTGAGCTCGAACCGCCAACTATCGATGTCCCGCGTCGGCGATCCGGCCATCCAGGAAATGGATGACCCGGTGCGCATAGGCGGCCATCTCGGCCTCGTGGGTGACCATCAGCACGGTGATCCCCTGATCGCGGTTGAGTCCGGTCAGCAGTTCCATGATCTCGTGACTGCGGGCGGTATCGAGGTTGCCGGTGGGCTCGTCGGCGAGCAGCAGGCTTGGCTGGGTGACGATGGCGCGTGCGATGGCGACCCGTTGCTGCTGACCGCCCGACAGCTCGCCCGGCGTATGGTGCTCCCAGCCGGTGAGTCCGACCCGTTCCAAGGCCTGGCGCGCGCGGGTATGCCGCTCGGCGTGAGGGGTGCGGCGATAGATGAGTGGGAGTTCGACATTTTCCAGGGCCGAGGTCCGGTTGAGCAGATTGAAGCCCTGAAAGACGAAGCCGAGATAATGACGGCGCAGCAGCGCGCGCCGATCGCGGTCCAGGGACTCCACCGGCACCCCGCGAAAGCGATAGGAGCCGCCGCTCGGAGTATCCAGGCAACCCAGAATATTCATGGCGGTGGATTTGCCGGAACCGCTCGGCCCCATCACGGCGACGAATTCGCCCTGACGAATGATGAGATCCACCCCGTCCAGCGCGCGCATCGCTGCCAGCCCGCTGCCATAGACCTTGGCGACCTGCCGGAACTCGATCAATGGCGCAGGATCGCCTGCGGTGGAGGTCGCGTCGGGCCGATTCACGATGCGCGTCCCGGACGCTCGACGTCCACCAGCACCGGAGTGCCTGGGTCCAGCGGGTCGCCAAGCACCTCCGTCATGACCCCGTCGGTGAGGCCAATCTTGAAGGTGATCGGGGCCGGCTCGCCATCGCGCAGAATCCAGACGCGCCCTTCCTTGCCGTTGCGCTGACCGATCTCGGTCTGCCGCTTGGATCTCGGCGGGCGTCTTGGCAGTAAGAGCCCGACCAGATTCGGACCGCTCTGTTCCGCCTTGGGCTGGGGCGGCGTGAAGCGCAGGGCCAGGTTGGGAACCAGCAGTAGACCCCGCTCCTCGCGCACCAGGATATCGGCGGTCGCCGTCATCCCCGGACGCAGCGACAGATCGGCGTTATCGACCGCCAGCAGGGCGGCGAAGGTCACCACGCCATTGACCGTCTCCGGCGCGAAGCGCACCTGAGTGATCGTCGCCGGGAAGGTCCGGTGCGGATAGGCGTCGACCGTGAAGGTCGCCGACTGACCCTCCGCGACCTGTCCCACATCCGCCTCGTCCACCGCCACCTTCAGTTCCATCTGCGTGAGATTTTCGGCCAGGGTAAAGAGCACCGGCGTTTGTAGCGAGGCGGCGACGGTCTGCCCCGGCTCGACCACGCGATTGAGCACGATGCCGTCGATGGGCGAGCGGATGATCGTCTT is part of the Thiocystis violascens DSM 198 genome and encodes:
- a CDS encoding serine/threonine protein kinase; amino-acid sequence: MPRSPEDPEQATSFERPRQRHSPGSPPPETGGSANEGVEATILVAPSSHGSGRPPPARDRAAPQPDGTRAALARFDLLEPLGQGAMGVVLLARDRDLGRKVAYKRLRGELGAKPDMVQRFLAEAQITAQLDHPNVVPLYSLEHEDAQQLGYAMKLVQGETLESLIRQARSTLESGRILPPRLQRETLLDHFLKICDAIAFAHSRGVIHRDLKPANIMVGHFHEVYVMDWGIARVLESSRVPGTDMAERVSCARSGVGAGMETADGIATTQCGSLLGTPKYMSPEQARGEIDQLDERSDLYSLGLILFELICLRPAFGGPDVGTLLDRIQRGQRQPVAAPSPRGSIPRELKAIVDKATQAEPTERYQSAADLAEDLRHHLRGEAVSALRDNPLQSTLRWIGHHRQRALNLFLATLLIGFLATGALWYRHTVELEKIHERQILTARYFDFASAQAQIIVKHFLFMLGLLEGLSVGAELALEDGKPAEGRYYTHEDFVTPGSGPKDLATSASLYRDRPISTDVPVVFFPQGVVPTETERKIRQLLPLKALFQRIILEAHDEQEVPPSGRKVRETLDRHDITVDWMGIALREGAMVGYPGLGGFSATYDPIARPWYRQAVLAQGGKVCGEPYVSASLSIFIMSCSVALYSNAGEFFGVAEIDLPLEKNVEKILLTPQLPLVRALLLNDQGQILVEARPDTIQGVDLPKERLRAYSNATIVEAIKAGHSGQQNVLDADRKLWVMYLHLRELKWTYVVELDEQGARHDAK
- a CDS encoding cupin domain-containing protein, with translation MNDLVIRCEHKPSPAKLDVMGIDGWPLWKKEPSTFPWHYEKTETCYVQRGRFVVTPDGGEPLTFGRGDLISFPAGLSCVWEILEPVEKHYRFDETPS
- a CDS encoding DUF302 domain-containing protein — its product is MRKIVRIRSPWLVLLACLPMLLPVSASHAEGMTIADTVYKLPLEEGVSTDDAVDSMLLRANALNFKLVARLPLSQELEAMGVPTKRIEIFQFCDARIAAQMIAENLDFSAYLPCRITLIEDQAGKPWLVTLDLNKVIQMADLPPALMEMATKVRDTMNEIMAAGASGDL
- a CDS encoding 2Fe-2S iron-sulfur cluster-binding protein, giving the protein MTYLSLSRAARLAGVTRAELQRRIRRGEIATFEGAVAVEDLLRAYPAVSLTNDAALERVERIKRDALPKLNAGETVLPSPEVFLSRLRGLSETLAERIAANELAHTLLDQVGARLAGLAAQPPEQLSAALREIQDWFVDARRQLALHPVPDGRAQLLAKDTFLRIMAANVKLIPSGHDFFVEGNESILDASVRAGLKLSYGCSSGNCGDCKVRLISGETRKIRDHDYVISEREKSMGYLLSCSQTAVTDLVIEAAEALSVDDLPQQEIRASLRKLERLSPDLIALNIQTPRTHTLRFMAGQRARLTLEDGATRELSIASCPCNGRNLWFYVRRQDDAFSERVFNSLHPGHLVTVTGPQGDFVLVEDAPEPAILIAFGDGIAPIKSLIEHAVSIDLIESFHLYWDTTYPDGHHQAHWGRALKDALDNFSFTPLMSGRPEDVIAVVRADHSGPDRPRYYLAGPAELVQRAAVLLRDQGIEKARIKLEHTDT
- the ubiG gene encoding bifunctional 2-polyprenyl-6-hydroxyphenol methylase/3-demethylubiquinol 3-O-methyltransferase UbiG: MPAAHLTAPSIDPEEVAYFERLAHRWWDTEGPFWPLHRLNAFRVDYIRERLAAAMGRDADLERPFEGLRVLDIGCGGGILSESLARLGAQVTGIEITEKNVRVAAMHAQWSGLEIEYRLATADQLVREGAQFDAVLNMEVIEHVEHLPAFLADCAQLARPGGVMFVASINRTLAALILAIVGAEYILRWLPRGTHHFRKLVRPAQVLDPLSERFALLHKTGVRMNPFTRSFAFTRWMGVNYMLLLKRHAT
- a CDS encoding ArnT family glycosyltransferase — protein: MTTMTPELNANPLWLRAMGRALTSPWFLVLVVALSFFWQLDAVPLYDLDEGAFTEATREMLDSGNFITPHKDGEPRYDKPALIYWLQAASTESFGFNEFALRLPSAVAATLWVLALWGFVRARLNAPTATVAGLIMVLSLQVSLIAKAAVADAVLNLFIALTFFEIYRYFLDLDPKTNRRFILRAYLWMGLGFLTKGPVAVFFPVLVSFLFFLSEIRWSKQSLMVALRWFRAAFSPLGWLVFLLVAGPWYLAIYLDDGADFFRGFFLEHNVGRFGEAMHGHAGFPGYYLVMLPLILLPFTGWFLSLFKAYRTAWSDPLERFLWIWFLTVFVFFSFSGTKLPHYLLYGAVPLFILMARHRDTLTNRWLAFLPTLLLFALLVALPLVLDTILHVIEGIATSPSAEVRAMLELKAHELALLTDGRRALDLPYGLAVLAGLAAMFVLLRWSRPPLWQRLVLAGLVQTWVVYGFLVPRVFEALQAPVKEAGLMAKQLDLPTVVYRTSMPSFSVYRDAITPKRPPVAGELVFLRIDKLDSLTRDYPELRQEIVYRRGAVALVLMQTP